atagacctttaatcatttgtgttgctgttctctggaccttctccaatttgtccacatctttcctgaaatgtgacacccaaatgtgatgcttttgccggagacagaacaggaatggagtcttataacttagtaagtaatctagctagatatgtgttagattatgatttctttaaatggctgagaaaatagctgtgctgaatagaatgactattcctgtctgtgtgtcttttttgtaacttaaggttttgcctagagggattctataTGTTTTgcatctaattaccctgtaaggtatttaccatcctgattttacagaggtgattctttttgttcttctattaaaagtcttcttgtaaggaaactgaatgctttttcattgttcttaagatctaagggtttgggtctgtggtcacctatgcaaattggtgagggtttttaccaaaccttccccaggaagtggggtgcaaggattgggaggattttggggggaaagacgtgtccaaactacgttttctcaggaacccaggtaaagtttggtggtggcagtggaagtccaggggcaaagggtaaaatagtttgtaccttggggaagttttaacctaagctggtaaaagtaaacttaggaggttttcatgcaggtccccacatctgtaccctagagttcagagtggggaaggaaccttgacatggtggcagagcggtgagattaacttgaaatcattttgagatcaatttgaggattttttgaaccagaaaaacagattttaaaaggaaatttttaaaatcctttgtgctgctagaaaGCAGGTCTCCAACTGGCAATAGTTGGAagttttttttgctttgctttggggccagagcagagacaaaagggaattgtctttgggagctgcagtttctcttcctaaaggcagagtagttaacatcctgcagggaaattcacaagtcttcacagacctaagagcaactagaggggatTTCTACCTATTTGCCTGAAGACAAaagtgttaggttttttttttttttttaatttttctgtaggctgacaatcactatcagagactataggtatcctattccagaacagcaaaattttacaagccaagttttgtttgttttatttctaaacctcgggtgtaaagttagttaaaaccaGAGAGGTTAGTATGACAGACTCCatggctcaacaaaagctggaattagccagatttgaggctggtgaaaaacaaaaggaacatgaaagacagatagaactcatgtggATGGAGAAGGaagtacaggaggctgcccacaggagggagatggaggcaagggacaaagagatggaggcagcgaaagaggcagaacaacaccaagcggctgctcataggagagctatggaagcaagggccaaagaactggaggagaaggaaaaagagaggaagcatgtggaggagatggagaaggtaaaggctcagcagaatataccaacaaaccctagcaatccttctccagataccacttcccatcccagaaagttccccacctacaaggcaggcaatgatactgaggccttcttagaaaacttcgaaagggcctgccttgggtacagcatctctaccgaccaatacatggtagagctgagtgaagaggtcatgtttagctattccacctggaagcaggcagggcacaccctgactgttttgtagaagcaatgcacacattgctctatccaaggacaagggttagacatgaaccatgagaacttgattgtttggacagcaactgtgggaggctttcttagcctgggttcaaggcctgagaaccaggattgtagtagataaaggatggtaactaagtatattaatcaacgtcatacattcctttgggtagcagtgtgtaatgcttagggggagaaatataataaaaggagaaggtggaaggcgggggggcagaacagcccatctccgctgaccagcctgcttgcttgcataaagctgtgttctgtctcatcactgaaccgccacaactggcgcccaacgtggggccctcagcactcacctcgcccggcaagggtttcagacgcgtcactcatctgcttcgtggatcccggtgagtatttttcattgtggtaagtatgggaagctccctctctgctttgcaagtgcaacaccgcaatgagctacaatatttgctgcgtaaggctcagcatgactgccccactcgagaactcactctcctgctacaggaggtgagtgcccagtgcccgtggtaccctgaagccggaagccttaagctagtggactgggagcgattgggccagacattgcacgaagagcctcgggcgcccgtgcaggctttacatgcctggcacctctgccgcgacgcgatacagcgtgtcgcctctgacaggccctccctcgcgaggctggtgatctcgccacgcccgttcgctcctgcagccatcccccctcctggcgatgcgacacagcgtgttgcctcggaaaggccctctccagcaccaacagaggggctgccgatcccgccaccccagtccgctcctgcagccatccctccccctgcttcacccccagtgcctctattaccaccgcctccctggccttccccaccggagccggtgtgtgatcaccctccccccgtggggccccccggagggtcatctgcatctgctcagaagctttcgctggtgcaacaaatggttcacgcagcgaaagctcgatcagatcttacagcggaggagctggctgatctggtctccgtttgcccggtgacctggcagaatgatgaccaggacaaccccgtgggcacctggaccactttgccatactcggtggtaagagaggtaaagaaagcaattcatgaatttggcctgactagcacctttgtgcgtggtctcattgaagggatgggtactgggtactccctaatccctgaggattggaaaacgctgctgcgcatgatgttgtcacccagtcagtatgttatttggcttagtgagtatcagcagatggcagaacgccaagctcaggtacatagagagcacggtatcatttatgagcatttggcaggggagggcccatttgctactattgagatgcagtctcaactccctcaggccgtcttccccattatttccacctgtgcccagcatgctttcaagaaggtcccggattcaggcaagcctaccaaaagctttgtcagtatccgtcagggtgcctcagagtcctttttggattttaccaacagattgcatgaggctatcctccgacaggtggataacactgaggcagctcacgagctcctgttaaaattggcagttgaaaatgcaaatgaggattgccaccgtgctctccaggcagcacaagcctctggtattttagagctctcagacatgctgcgggcgtgccagaacattggcacacaagcccacaaggctggagttctggttgccgccctcagaaaaactgggaaggaggggaagcgttgttaccgctgtggtaaggagggtcattttcagcgggagtgccgctcatctaaggcaccagcccgaccctcaaagaagtgccccaagtgtgggaaaggttatcactgggctaatcagtgtcgtagcgggtcagGAAACTgcacgacgggtcccccccgaacccagggccaaacgggggtgtttcctactcagacaaccgctcctctgccttggaatccatagactctatgagggcggcgactgctggaagtgcagggcttgatttgatcatgcaggaggacactgactttcggctgccaggggaggtctgtgccatacctacacaggtgatgggacctctccctgccggctttgtaggtcttgttctccctcgctcacatgctgggaaacagggcttttttgtcattccaggggtcattgatgctgattacactggcattattaaggttcaggtgtgaactcatcttccacagtcgctcccgcgtggacggtcaattgcacaattgattttagtcccctatcaggtgccagctgccgaggatcgaactcggggcggaggcggctttggatcgacgttgtctcactcgccgtctcacagcgcgtcttctccacttgttgctctgacaatgtcagtccgcccctcgaaacctcagttaacacttctcttagatgatgttccttttacagggctggtggacactggagctgacgttacggtgattcgtgatctggagtggccggttagttggcctacggttccttctagagaattgtgggggatcgggggtagtaaacccgggcgccaaagtttgtcttgggtcacggtctctaaaccgggaggccgtacccttgctactatccgcccttttgtgctccctgtccacctcaatatttggggccgtgatttacttacaaagttagacaccaccctcgatattaacatctgatggcccaaaaccctccctcacccaccgtgccctccgccttacccttggtatggcaatccttaaagcccgtatggattgaccagtggcccctccctctagaaaagctaaaagcacttcattcgcttgtgcaacagcatttgcaagcacagcgactggagagctccactagtccctggaacaccccggtgtttgttattaagaaaaaatcgggtgcttggcggctgttacatgatttaagggaaataaataaacgcatccaacctatgggccccttgcaatttggcttgccaaatccaaatttaattcctcaaaccgattaactttgtgtgttagatttaaaagattgtttttttaccatccccctttgccctcagaattagctgctgttattttggcctttcaattttttgctgattgtccctttaatttaattgtggatacccattatgtttatcaggtaattgatcatttaccccttgccctcattacccctcaggttgatgcagacctccttcgcctgtttttgtctttgcagcatcttcttgccactcgtcatttcccttactttgttgctcatattcgcagtcatacccctctgcctgggccactcactgagggcaatgcacgcgttgcgtggtcaggtaaattcccttttttccgaccccattgaaagccatgccttttttcagcagtctgcctctgttttggcccggcagtttcacattcctgctgattatgcacgttccattgtttgttcctgcccccactgtgctgctgctgctcctactttttcttatgccgttaacccctgaggtaccgcagcaaatcacctgtggcagatggatgttactcatgtgccacaattgcGCCCCTAtatgtttttacatgtttccgttgatacttattcAGGCTTTctttgggcaaccccacaacGTTGGGAAGCCACTAACacagttattcaccatttgctggcctgcttttctgttatgggtcgcccctgccaaattaaaacagataatgccccagcctactgctctgcagccctctccaccttttgtgcccgctgggacgtccgtcttaaacacggaatcccttataattccacgggccaagccattgttgaacgtgccaattgCACACTTaaaaccttgctagataaacaattaaaacaaggggagctgcgtctccgaaccttaggagacattcaacaacaaatgcatatcctcttgtttactttaaataatttaacactgaatgcagatcagcagacccctgcggatcggcatttttacaaatctgaggtactggaaagaccgcgtgtcttttaccgtcagctgcctgatccacagtggctgggcccagtacctctaatcacttggggtcggggatatactgctgtgtctctccctgcaggaccgttgtgggttccagctcggtgtgtgcgaccggcacttaaacaacatggcaagGCACCAGGGACTGTCAaatcccataccggagtttcagctgaccttggaggagaccgcgttgccccccaagtcgacaacgacgggacggaaacggaggaggcgtagtgtcccaagccagcccgtgacatggggagcagtaaaagcattggtcgccacagctcaacgaagactggcagcagatcaacagccagagactcctgagactttgtttgtggcgattctcgcccaaatcactgctaattctgtgatgattgtgtgccttttgtgcctgctatttcctgtaggggttggctcggaagcgcCTCCCCCGTTAcaagcccgaatgacatataacatatgggaaagattggcttcaatagcaaatgttacccacttttgtttatctaattctgtagcagccggagatttgttaggtacatgccttattccagtatgtcatcaccctgaggagatggagaataagacactgttctctgcttatgctaatctttcctcccagtactctagcatggctaattggggcccggccaactatactctgcctcgcacggctatatccctccacacaccgtacccggccggggctcacaatgtcacctgtgcgcgtgtagttaactgcactagtacaaaggtgcccttgggctgtcgaaaaatttttcaaccccttttaaattgttcccatgctgttaatgtttcatataattatggccatatcatcctaccatcaggatggttttttactttcggttcacgcacctttaattatattcctgcaaatttaagtgatggcaccctttgctgtcttagtagaatgatacttatattgccttttgctggtcacaattgtagtaaaagaagtgtaccctttttagatgattatattgcagatgttgagctttggttattctgtgtttgtaatcattgggcttatttttttgctgctgctgtgtacaatgtattccttccttgttaagactttgtaaaattttgccctggaaagctccccaggttatgtccttgtctgtctgggagttaaatagcatgacaaaacaaattgacggctaccatgagatggccaaatatcattaaataaaaaacggggagatgaagaggtcatgtttagctattccacctggaagcaggcagggcacaccctgactgttttgtagaagcaatgcacacattgctctatccaaggacaagggctagatatgaaccatgagaacttgattgtttggacagcaactgtgggaggctttcttagcctgggctcaaggcctgagaaccaggattgtagtagataaaggatggtaactaagtatattaatcaacgtcatacattcctttgggtagcagtgtgtaatgcttagggggagaaatataataaaaggagaaggtggaaggcgggggggcagaacagcccatctccgctgaccagcctgcttgcttgcataaagctgtgttctgtctcatcactgaaccgccacagctgaggctgcagctcagtggacccttagctgaggtggcagccgaaatgcctaaagaacacatgaacaagtatgaactgtttaaatccaaggcgagagtcagaatggggataacacccgagcattctcgtcggaggttcagagccctaaggtggaaatcagatgtgtcatttacccgacatgcctaccacattgtgaaacattgggatgcctggatatcaggagcaagtgttgaatctccagtaaatttgcccttcctaatgcaaatggaacaattcttagagggtgttcctgaggaaatagaaagatacatcctagatgggaagcccaaaactgtactcgaggcaggagagattggagccagatgggtggaagtggcagagaagaagaaaactggtcgcagttggagcggagaccagaagggacaaccccagaccacaccctattactgggggccacccaaggccccacctacctcccaaagaactctccagacaccttattgtcccaccaccttgttctccagcaacccgcctcgccccagtgacccatcagctggacgatgttttaaatgtaacgagctggggcatgtaaaggacaactgccccaagaaccccaacagattacagttcattgcaccggaatcacaccagagatcCGCAGGCCCagacctcccagatacccttggagcggagggaaactgtgagtgtgggcgggaagaaggtcaccgcgtggagggacaccggagcacaagtgtcagctatccatgctttcTTAGTGGatcccaatttaatcaacccagagatccaagtgacgattcaacccttcaagtccaactctttcaatttgcctacagccaagttgcctgtccagtaccagggctggtcaggaacatggacttatgcagtctatgatgattatcccatccccatgctgttgggggaagacttggccaatcatgtgaagcgggccaagagggtgggaatggtcacccgcagccaggctaaacaagccaggacgcctagctctgttctggaaacttccatCAGGACCTGGTccgaggtgatggacccggaccccaggccaatgtctgcaacagcagtagtggatccagtcccagagacccagatggaaccagtcccagaaccagaaccagcagaacaaccagcaccagacccattgccagcactgaatccagtacttgcaacctcaacaccagagggccccaccgaacctgaaccggcagcagcccataaccctacacaagagactcagccggagcctgaaccccaacatagtgtcccagcggagagcggttcacagtcagcagaaacagccccatcccctacatcgctgtgaactgtgaaccactgataactactctctgggaatggttttccaaacagttttgcacccaccttattgtagctccatctaggttgcattttcctagtttgtttatgaaaaggtaacccgagacagtatcaaaaactttactgaagtcaagatataccacatctaccgttttcccccatccccacaaggcttgttaccctgtgaaagaaagctatcaggttggtttgacacaatttgttcttgacaaatccacgctgactgttaaTTATCatcttattttcttctagatgtttgcaaactgattgcttaattatttgcgtcattatctttctgggtacacaAGTTAATATGACTGGTcagtaattccccaggttgtccttatttccctttttatagaatGGCACTGTAATTGCcctttttcagtcttctggaatctcttctgtcttctgtgacttttcaaagataatcactaatggctcagatatctcctcagtcagctccttgagtattctaggacacatttcatcaggccctgatgactgaagacatctaatttgtctaatttttaacttgttcttttcctatttttgcctctaatcctacctcattttcactgacattcactaggTTGGACACCCAACCACCACCAACCTtattggtgaaaaccaaaacaaaaaagtcactaAGTACctctgccattttcacattttctgttatcgtcccccccccactccccattgagtaacgggcctactctgtccttggtcttcttcttgcttctaatgtatttgtagaatattttcttgttactctttatgtctctagctagtgtgatttttgttttgtgccttggcctttctaattttgtccctacatactactgttatttgtttatattcatcctttgtaatttgatcttGTTTCCAATTTTTGTAGgtctcttttttgatttttagatcattgaagatctcctggttaagccagggtggccttttgccatacttcctatctttcctacacagtgggataatttgctcttgcacccttaataatgtcttt
The genomic region above belongs to Caretta caretta isolate rCarCar2 chromosome 3, rCarCar1.hap1, whole genome shotgun sequence and contains:
- the LOC142071643 gene encoding uncharacterized protein LOC142071643 encodes the protein MVHAAKARSDLTAEELADLVSVCPVTWQNDDQDNPVGTWTTLPYSVVREVKKAIHEFGLTSTFVRGLIEGMGTGYSLIPEDWKTLLRMMLSPSQYVIWLSEYQQMAERQAQDRCGFQLGVCDRHLNNMARHQGLSNPIPEFQLTLEETALPPKSTTTGRKRRRRSVPSQPVTWGAVKALVATAQRRLAADQQPETPETLFVAILAQITANSVMIVCLLCLLFPVGVGSEAPPPLQARMTYNIWERLASIANVTHFCLSNSVAAGDLLGTCLIPVCHHPEEMENKTLFSAYANLSSQYSSMANWGPANYTLPRTAISLHTPYPAGAHNVTCARVVNCTSTKVPLGCRKIFQPLLNCSHAVNVSYNYGHIILPSGWFFTFGSRTFNYIPANLSDGTLCCLSRMILILPFAGHNCSKRSVPFLDDYIADVELWLFCVCNHWAYFFAAAVYNVFLPC